A stretch of Phragmites australis chromosome 12, lpPhrAust1.1, whole genome shotgun sequence DNA encodes these proteins:
- the LOC133886707 gene encoding cysteine-rich receptor-like protein kinase 44, producing the protein MEPTRIEYQELEKITDGFAEERKLGEGGYGKVYWGLRENGDEIAVKMLRDDLGLDDNLFQNEFGNLMKLKHDNIVRLVGFCYESKGNVNEHNGRIVVAEKLYRALCFEYMHNGSLQKHLSDESYRLNWHASYKIIKEICEGLQYLHCGSDKPVYHLDLKPDNILLDKNMVAKLADFGLSKIFDDKKTKIAQSAMGTRGYMPPEFIERNIVSNKNDIFSLGVVILEIVTGPTGYSKSNEMSSEEFIDLAQEKWRNKLQATWSGSLLEEYCRQVKICTEIALECVHNDRKERPSIVAIIERLNEAEPAIDKENKIIVGTYGLTTHRTLDIVSPLVVKLGMWGGNDGSFHDLSVMPRRLVSVTIRCGEAIDSIMFSYIGADLNEHMAGPWGGPYGEQPRKIILGPNEIVKEISGTYAHYKIATDVIRSLSIVTNVKRYSFGELKGNTFRIPVENNGHVVGFYARSEGWFLNAIGVYIHP; encoded by the exons ATGGAGCCAACGCGTATAGAGTATCaggaattagaaaaaattacagATGGTTTTGCTGAGGAGCGAAAACTTGGTGAAGGCGGATATGGAAAAGTTTACTGG GGGTTACGTGAAAATGGAGATGAGATTGCTGTGAAGATGCTCCGTGACGATTTAGGATTAGATGATAATCTATTCCAGAATGAGTTTGGCAACCTTATGAAGCTCAAGCATGATAACATTGTCCGACTAGTTGGCTTCTGCTACGAGTCAAAAGGTAATGTCAACGAGCACAACGGAAGAATAGTTGTTGCAGAGAAGCTATATAGAGCTTTGTGCTTCGAGTATATGCACAATGGGAGCCTTCAAAAGCATCTCTCTG ATGAATCTTATAGACTTAACTGGCACGCCAGTTACAAAATAATTAAGGAGATTTGTGAGGGTTTACAATACCTTCACTGTGGATCCGACAAACCTGTTTACCATTTAGATCTGAAACCCGACAATATATTGCTTGACAAGAACATGGTGGCCAAACTTGCTGATTTTGGTTTGTCCAAGATCTTCGATGACAAAAAAACCAAGATCGCACAAAGTGCTATGGGAACACG TGGATACATGCCACCAGAATTCATAGAGAGAAACATAGTATCCAATAAGAATGACATATTCAGTCTTGGAGTTGTAATACTTGAGATAGTGACGGGACCTACAGGCTACTCAAAAAGTAATGAAATGTCTTCTGAAGAATTTATCGATCTG GCACAAGAAAAATGGAGGAACAAGTTGCAGGCAACATGGAGTGGTTCCTTGTTAGAAGAATATTGCAGACAAGTAAAGATATGCACTGAGATAGCATTAGAATGTGTGCATAATGATAGGAAAGAAAGGCCTAGTATAGTGGCTATCATTGAAAGGCTGAATGAGGCGGAACCTGCGATTGACAAGGAAAATAAAATCATTGTTGGCACTTATGGATTAACTACACATAGAACCCTTGACATTGTG AGCCCGCTGGTTGTCAAGCTTGGAATGTGGGGTGGAAATGATGGAAGTTTTCACGACCTCAGTGTGATGCCTCGACGCCTAGTAAGCGTGACAATTCGCTGCGGAGAAGCCATTGATTCAATTATGTTTTCTTACATTGGCGCGGATTTGAATGAGCACATGGCGGGTCCTTGGGGTGGTCCTTATGGAGAACAACCTAGAAAG ATTATCCTGGGCCCAAATGAGATTGTAAAGGAAATTTCTGGTACATATGCTCATTACAAAATTGCAACGGACGTTATAAGATCACTTAGTATTGTGACCAATGTTAAAAGGTATTCATTTGGTGAATTGAAAGGAAATACTTTCAGGATCCCTGTGGAAAATAATGGCCATGTTGTCGGTTTCTACGCACGTTCAGAGGGGTGGTTCCTTAACGCAATTGGCGTTTATATTCATCCATGA
- the LOC133886302 gene encoding protein FAR1-RELATED SEQUENCE 4-like: MGGKNPKTIITDQDGAMRSAIKKLFPNTIHRNCLFHIKKKCYDKNIKVFGKKDNESLCEEFEGISTAISEGTNSRFKNNIGPTYSIMSFLKEYQRIVDIINSSEAFEDSISREKRPKELWGEYYIERQGQKMYNRKIFRKFQLEVKATSRLSYKKKEEGKIYEVYQKSNHPQKEYRRRKYVVITDLKNEDFSCICGKFQKDGILCSHVLKVIVEEEINRIPEKYILERWRKKDKRVMIHRTVGTRKSHQLLRFNALSRKAALLSSKGSYNDDTCDYLVQEFDRIEKDLDSMINNEAGNIIPKVELESSYVMDLIAQSITDNIIGRNQDEADLEILDPDRIKQKGRPPKPRRLKTFVEEKKEKMAKEAEQNERKIAKQNERKRIQQQSKHKKDESTSKNY; this comes from the exons ATGGGTGGCAAGAATCCAAAAACAATAATAACAGATCAAGATGGAGCTATGAGGTCAGCAATTAAAAAGTTATTTCCAAATACTATTCACAGAAATTGCTTGTTCCACatcaagaagaagtgctacgaCAAAAATATCAAGGTCTTTGGGAAAAAGGACAATGAAAGTCTATGTGAAGAGTTTGAGGGCATA AGCACAGCAATAAGCGAAGGAACAAATTCAAGATTCAAGAATAACATTGGACCGACATACAGCATAATGAGCTTCCTAAAAGAATATCAGAGAATAGTAGACATAATTAATAGTTCAGAAGCATTTGAGGACAGTATTAGCAGAGAAAAAAGGCCTAAAGAGTTATGGGGAGAGTATTACATTGAAAGGCAAGGCCAGAAAATGTACAacagaaaaatatttagaaagtTTCAACTAGAAGTGAAGGCTACATCAAGGCTAAGctacaagaaaaaagaagaaggaaagatctATGAAGTTTATCAAAAATCGAACCATCCTCAGAAGGAATACAGGCGAAGAAAATATGTAGTGATAACAGACCTTAAAAATGAAGACTTCAGTTGCATATGTGGGAAATTCCAAAAGGATGGTATTCTGTGCTCACACGTCCTAAAAGTAATTGTTGAAGAAGAAATTAACAGAATACCAGAAAAGTACATATTGGAGAGGTGGAGGAAAAAGGATAAGAGGGTAATGATACATAGAACAGTTGGAACAAGAAAATCTCATCAACTATTAAGATTCAATGCACTATCAAGAAAAGCAGCATTGCTATCATCAAAAGGGTCATACAATGATGATACATGTGATTACCTTGTGCAAGAGTTTGATAGGATTGAGAAAGACCTAGACTCAATGATTAATAATGAAGCAGGAAATATCATCCCTAAAGTTGAACTTGAAAGTTCATATGTGATGGATCTGATAGCACAAAGTATTACTGACAACATAATTGGAAGAAACCAAGACGAAGCAGATTTGGAGATCCTTGATCCAGAcagaataaaacagaaaggaaGACCACCAAAACCAAGAAGACTGAAAACATTCGtagaagagaagaaggaaaaaatggCCAAGGAAGCAGAGCAGAATGAAAGGAAAATAGCAAAGCAGAATGAAAGGAAAAGAATACAGCAGCAGTCAAAGCATAAGAAAGACGAATCAACCAGTAAAAATTATTGA